From the Pongo pygmaeus isolate AG05252 chromosome X, NHGRI_mPonPyg2-v2.0_pri, whole genome shotgun sequence genome, one window contains:
- the LOC129025144 gene encoding thymosin beta-10-like, translating into MADKPDIGEIASFNKAKLKKTEMQENTLLTKEAIEQEKRSEIS; encoded by the coding sequence atgGCAGACAAACCAGACATAGGGGAAATCGCCAGCTTCAATAAGGCCAAGCTGAAGAAAACGGAGATGCAGGAGAACACCCTGCTGACCAAAGAGGCAATTGAGCAGGAGAAGCGGAGTGAAATTTCCTAA